In a genomic window of Staphylococcus taiwanensis:
- a CDS encoding MFS transporter, which yields MSIMRVATFIISVFIVGMVEMMVAGIMNLMSDDLGVSEPIIGQLVTLYALTFAICGPILVKLTNRYPARSVLLWTLVTFVVGNAIIAIAPNFTVLVIGRILSSAAASLIIVKVLALTAMLTAPKNRGKMIGVVYTGFSGANVFGVPIGTMIGDWIGWRFTFVFIIVISLIAGLLMIKYLPTTTELNHANLKYNQVAEDNSVTSHIMRPAEIVKYLAITLLILIANSVTFVYINPLILENGHSMGYVSLALLVNGVAGVVGTSMGGVLADKLTSKRWLIIAFSVFIIMMLMINLILSTTVLLLVGLFIWNIVQWSTNPAIQSGIIEHVEGDTSQVMSWNMSCLNAGIGFGGIIGGLVVSNLSVEAVTLVSAFIGLLGLIIVLTLKNIHYAKN from the coding sequence ATGTCAATTATGCGTGTGGCAACATTTATTATCAGCGTATTTATTGTTGGAATGGTTGAAATGATGGTTGCCGGTATTATGAACTTAATGAGTGATGACCTAGGTGTCTCAGAACCAATTATTGGACAACTTGTTACACTTTACGCATTAACCTTTGCCATTTGTGGACCAATATTAGTTAAACTCACTAATCGTTATCCAGCACGTTCGGTCTTGCTGTGGACGTTAGTCACGTTTGTGGTTGGAAACGCCATTATTGCAATAGCACCTAATTTCACTGTATTAGTGATTGGACGTATTCTTTCATCAGCGGCAGCGTCTTTAATTATCGTTAAAGTTTTAGCATTAACAGCAATGTTAACTGCCCCTAAGAACAGAGGTAAGATGATTGGTGTGGTTTATACCGGGTTTAGTGGGGCAAATGTCTTTGGTGTGCCTATTGGTACTATGATTGGGGATTGGATAGGTTGGCGCTTTACGTTTGTTTTTATTATAGTAATTAGTCTTATTGCCGGCTTATTAATGATTAAATATCTCCCAACTACTACGGAACTTAATCACGCGAATTTAAAGTATAATCAAGTTGCTGAAGATAATAGCGTTACCTCACATATCATGCGCCCTGCAGAAATTGTGAAATATCTGGCAATTACATTACTTATTTTAATTGCCAATTCTGTAACTTTCGTCTATATTAATCCACTTATTTTGGAAAATGGGCATAGCATGGGCTATGTGTCATTAGCATTATTAGTCAATGGTGTAGCGGGCGTTGTGGGTACATCAATGGGTGGTGTACTGGCAGATAAATTAACCAGTAAACGTTGGTTAATCATCGCATTTTCAGTATTTATTATCATGATGTTAATGATAAACTTAATCCTATCTACGACAGTACTATTACTCGTAGGTCTATTCATTTGGAATATCGTACAGTGGAGTACAAACCCAGCAATTCAAAGTGGGATTATCGAACATGTAGAAGGTGACACGAGCCAAGTGATGAGTTGGAATATGTCATGTCTTAATGCTGGTATAGGTTTCGGTGGTATTATCGGCGGTCTTGTAGTTTCAAATCTGTCTGTCGAAGCGGTCACGTTGGTTAGTGCCTTTATCGGCTTATTAGGACTGATTATTGTATTAACACTTAAGAATATTCATTACGCTAAAAATTAA
- a CDS encoding carboxylesterase/lipase family protein: MVKVQIGKSTIYGKVHDGIESFKGIPYAYPPIGTRRFKHSQLLNIEYQEIEASTFKAIPPQPDNKLETFFSSKHSDFTQNEDCLYLNIWRQNHNNNKKPVIIYFYGGGFVNGHGSAELYTPEPIVQEHDVIVITFNYRLGALGFLDWSAFNAQFDYNNGLSDQINVLKWVHYYIEYFGGDPTNITLMGQSAGSMSIQALMQQPNLDAYYHKVVLLSGMLNLDTPHASHLKAHHFAALMNHHYPHTTLKDLSSKDMLKLMALDEQSRGPSKGLELIYSPVKDEVMNRPLSHFGKPLVIGYTKDEGDCYIRNEARKLNAKRFVEVMKLNHIGVVEADVQTGRQQADIVTDYYFIAPMMSFLNRLEHNSNQWLLRFDWSLPGHPHFASAYHILDLIFWFGKMKILNAHDVEDVTSEMRLSKQMISDLVYFAKTSSMPWSPYSKINKHPHIYK; the protein is encoded by the coding sequence ATGGTAAAGGTACAAATAGGCAAAAGCACAATATATGGCAAAGTACATGATGGAATTGAAAGCTTTAAAGGCATACCTTATGCCTATCCTCCTATTGGCACACGACGTTTCAAACATTCGCAATTACTAAACATTGAATATCAAGAAATTGAAGCGTCAACTTTTAAAGCGATACCTCCTCAACCAGACAATAAATTAGAAACATTCTTTTCATCAAAGCACAGCGATTTTACACAAAATGAAGATTGTTTGTATTTAAACATATGGCGTCAAAATCATAACAACAATAAAAAACCTGTTATCATTTATTTTTACGGTGGTGGTTTCGTAAATGGACATGGTTCAGCTGAATTATATACGCCTGAACCTATTGTTCAAGAACATGATGTTATCGTCATCACTTTTAATTATCGTCTCGGTGCGCTGGGATTTTTAGATTGGTCAGCTTTTAATGCGCAGTTTGATTATAATAATGGCTTATCCGACCAAATCAATGTTTTAAAATGGGTTCATTACTATATTGAATACTTTGGTGGAGACCCAACGAATATCACTTTAATGGGACAATCAGCGGGAAGTATGAGTATTCAAGCACTGATGCAACAACCTAATTTAGATGCTTACTATCATAAAGTAGTATTATTGAGTGGTATGTTAAATCTTGATACACCTCATGCTAGCCATTTGAAAGCACATCATTTTGCAGCATTAATGAATCATCATTATCCACATACAACACTTAAAGATTTATCGTCTAAAGACATGCTTAAATTAATGGCATTGGACGAACAATCTCGGGGACCTTCTAAAGGATTAGAACTCATTTATTCACCTGTAAAAGATGAAGTGATGAACCGCCCGCTTTCACACTTTGGGAAACCCTTAGTTATCGGTTATACGAAAGATGAAGGCGATTGTTATATTCGTAATGAAGCACGTAAATTAAATGCTAAACGTTTTGTAGAAGTCATGAAGCTCAATCATATTGGTGTTGTTGAAGCGGACGTACAAACTGGCCGTCAACAAGCCGATATTGTGACAGATTATTATTTTATAGCTCCGATGATGTCATTCCTCAATCGTTTAGAACACAATTCTAATCAATGGTTATTACGTTTCGATTGGTCTCTACCTGGTCATCCTCATTTCGCTAGTGCTTATCATATTTTAGATCTCATCTTTTGGTTTGGGAAAATGAAAATTCTAAACGCTCACGATGTTGAAGATGTCACTTCAGAAATGCGATTAAGTAAACAAATGATAAGTGACTTAGTATATTTTGCGAAAACGAGTTCAATGCCATGGTCGCCCTACTCAAAAATCAACAAACATCCTCACATATATAAATAA
- a CDS encoding APC family permease: MGQNNNDNSKINLVQLVLLGLGSLIGSGWLFGAWEASSAAGPAAIISWIIGFIVIGTISYNYIEIGTMFPQSGGMSNYAQYSHGSLLGFIAAWSNWVSLVTIIPIEAVSAVQYISSWPWDWAKPTSALMHNGSISTIGLFAVYVIIIIFSLLNYWSVKLLTSFTSLISIFKLGVPLLTIIMLMISGFDTGNYGSSIGEFMPYGSAPIFAATTTSGIIFSFNAFQTIINMGSEIKNPEKNIARGIGISLTLSAILYIILQSTFITSMPQSMIHEHGWHGINFNSPFADMAILLGINWLAILLYIEAVVSPFGTGVSFVAITGRVLNAMEQNGHIPKFLGKINTTYNIPRVAIVFNAIVSMIMVTLFRDWGVLAAVISTATLVAYLTGPTTVMSLREMGPKLHRPFRGTMLKVMAPLSFVLASLAIYWAMWPTTAEVILIIILGLPIYFFYEYKMNWKNTKKQIGGSMWIIVYLILLAIMSFIGSKEFKGINLIHYPYDFLVIAILALIFYRVGITSHFKSIYYKRAKKINKQMKEDLIESEQHEADEKEAKQHEKEAKQHENK, translated from the coding sequence ATGGGACAAAATAATAACGATAATAGTAAGATCAATTTAGTCCAACTTGTCTTACTCGGTTTAGGTAGCTTGATAGGTTCAGGTTGGCTCTTTGGTGCATGGGAAGCTTCTTCTGCAGCTGGACCAGCAGCTATTATATCTTGGATTATTGGGTTTATAGTCATAGGTACGATTTCATATAACTATATAGAAATTGGAACAATGTTTCCACAATCAGGTGGTATGAGTAACTATGCGCAATATTCACATGGTTCATTACTTGGGTTTATTGCAGCTTGGTCAAACTGGGTATCACTTGTAACCATTATCCCTATTGAGGCAGTATCTGCCGTTCAATATATTAGTTCTTGGCCATGGGATTGGGCAAAACCAACATCAGCATTAATGCATAACGGTTCTATTAGTACAATAGGTTTATTCGCCGTATATGTCATTATTATCATTTTTTCTTTATTAAACTATTGGTCAGTTAAATTATTAACATCATTCACTAGTTTAATATCTATATTCAAATTAGGTGTACCATTATTAACAATCATTATGTTAATGATTTCTGGTTTCGATACTGGCAACTATGGTTCATCAATTGGTGAATTTATGCCATATGGTAGTGCCCCTATCTTTGCGGCAACAACAACTTCAGGTATTATTTTCTCATTTAATGCATTCCAAACCATCATTAATATGGGTTCTGAAATTAAAAATCCTGAAAAGAATATTGCCCGTGGTATCGGTATTTCATTAACATTAAGTGCGATTCTGTACATTATTTTACAAAGTACATTTATTACATCAATGCCACAATCAATGATTCACGAACACGGTTGGCATGGTATTAACTTTAACTCTCCATTTGCTGACATGGCTATTTTACTTGGCATCAACTGGTTAGCTATCTTACTTTACATCGAAGCCGTAGTATCACCTTTCGGTACAGGTGTATCATTCGTAGCAATTACTGGTCGTGTCTTAAATGCGATGGAACAAAATGGACATATTCCTAAATTCTTAGGGAAAATTAATACAACATACAATATTCCACGTGTTGCCATTGTCTTTAACGCAATTGTAAGTATGATTATGGTAACGTTATTCCGTGATTGGGGTGTACTTGCTGCAGTTATTTCTACAGCAACATTAGTCGCTTATTTAACTGGTCCAACAACAGTAATGTCTTTACGTGAAATGGGACCTAAACTACACCGTCCGTTCCGTGGAACAATGCTTAAAGTGATGGCGCCACTTTCATTCGTCCTAGCTTCACTAGCGATTTATTGGGCAATGTGGCCAACAACTGCCGAAGTTATTTTAATCATTATTTTAGGATTACCAATTTATTTCTTCTATGAATATAAAATGAATTGGAAAAACACTAAAAAACAAATCGGTGGTAGTATGTGGATTATTGTTTACCTAATTCTTTTAGCCATTATGTCATTTATTGGTAGTAAAGAATTTAAAGGTATTAACTTAATTCACTATCCTTATGATTTCCTTGTTATTGCGATTCTAGCTTTAATATTCTATAGAGTTGGTATCACAAGTCACTTCAAGAGCATTTATTATAAACGTGCTAAGAAAATTAACAAGCAAATGAAAGAAGACCTCATAGAATCAGAACAACACGAGGCTGATGAAAAAGAAGCTAAACAACATGAAAAAGAAGCTAAACAACATGAAAACAAATAA
- a CDS encoding YdeI/OmpD-associated family protein, with the protein MADKPSNEQVLAFLEKDSQWKEAYQYLRDLIFEESELDEDYKWMHPTYTLNGKNVIIIHGFKHYVALLFHKGAILDDKYKTLVQQTERVQAARQLRFKSLDEIKERRDEILYYVNEAIKVEKAGKKVEMKKTEDYEIPEELQQQFDKMPEFKDAFYNLTPGRQHQYIYHISQAKRSQTRQNRVDKYIDHILEGKGMNDK; encoded by the coding sequence ATGGCTGATAAACCATCAAACGAGCAAGTTTTGGCCTTTTTGGAAAAGGATAGTCAATGGAAAGAAGCGTATCAATATTTAAGAGATTTAATATTTGAAGAATCGGAACTAGATGAAGATTATAAATGGATGCATCCAACTTATACTTTAAATGGAAAGAATGTCATTATTATTCATGGATTTAAACATTATGTCGCTTTATTATTTCACAAAGGTGCTATTTTAGATGATAAATATAAGACGTTAGTTCAACAGACAGAACGTGTACAAGCAGCAAGACAATTAAGATTTAAGAGTTTAGATGAAATTAAAGAACGTCGTGACGAAATTTTATACTACGTGAATGAAGCTATTAAAGTTGAAAAAGCTGGAAAGAAAGTTGAAATGAAAAAAACTGAGGATTATGAAATCCCTGAAGAATTACAACAACAATTTGATAAAATGCCAGAATTTAAAGACGCATTTTATAACTTAACACCAGGTCGACAACACCAATATATTTATCATATTTCTCAAGCTAAGCGTAGCCAAACAAGACAAAATAGAGTCGATAAATACATTGATCATATACTTGAAGGCAAAGGTATGAATGACAAGTAG
- a CDS encoding 2,3-butanediol dehydrogenase — MKAAVWYGQKDVRVEDREPKQLKDNEVKVKVSWAGICGTDLHEYLEGPVFISTDKPDPFLGQKAPVTLGHEFAGVVEEVGKDVTKYKKGDRVVVNPTVSKREKDESVDLYDGYSFIGLGSDGGFAEFTNAPEENVYTLPENVSDKEGALVEPTAVAVQAVKEGNLLFGDTVAIFGAGPIGLLTVVAAKAAGASKIFVFDLSEERLAKAKEVGATHVINSGNTNPVEFINEHTENGVDVTFEVAGVGVTLSQSVQVTRPRGTVVIVSIFAHEVDFDPMLLTNSGVHLASTIAYSPTTFQQTIDLIANGSLDVKSVVTDEIELENIVQSGFEQLVNDKSQAKILVKLNG, encoded by the coding sequence ATGAAAGCAGCAGTATGGTATGGTCAAAAAGATGTACGTGTGGAAGATCGCGAACCTAAACAATTAAAAGATAATGAAGTCAAAGTAAAAGTATCATGGGCTGGTATTTGTGGTACCGACTTACATGAATATTTAGAAGGACCTGTGTTTATCTCTACTGATAAACCTGACCCATTCCTAGGCCAAAAAGCGCCTGTAACTTTAGGTCATGAATTTGCAGGTGTGGTTGAAGAAGTAGGTAAAGACGTTACTAAATATAAAAAAGGTGATCGTGTTGTTGTTAACCCAACTGTATCTAAACGTGAAAAAGATGAAAGCGTAGATTTATATGACGGTTATTCATTTATCGGCTTAGGTTCTGATGGTGGCTTTGCAGAATTCACAAATGCGCCTGAAGAAAATGTTTATACGTTACCTGAAAATGTATCTGACAAAGAAGGTGCATTAGTAGAACCAACGGCAGTAGCAGTTCAAGCTGTTAAAGAAGGTAACTTATTATTCGGTGATACTGTAGCTATTTTTGGTGCAGGTCCAATCGGATTATTAACTGTTGTTGCAGCAAAAGCTGCAGGTGCAAGCAAAATCTTTGTATTCGATTTATCTGAAGAACGTTTAGCTAAAGCGAAAGAAGTTGGTGCTACACATGTAATTAACTCTGGTAATACAAACCCTGTTGAATTCATTAACGAACATACTGAAAACGGTGTAGATGTTACATTTGAAGTGGCTGGTGTTGGCGTAACATTATCTCAATCTGTACAAGTAACTCGTCCAAGAGGTACAGTTGTTATCGTTTCTATCTTCGCTCATGAAGTAGACTTCGATCCAATGTTATTAACTAACTCTGGTGTTCATTTAGCATCAACTATTGCTTACTCACCTACTACATTCCAACAAACAATTGATTTAATTGCGAACGGTAGCTTAGATGTTAAAAGTGTCGTAACTGATGAAATCGAATTAGAAAATATCGTTCAATCAGGATTCGAACAATTAGTAAATGACAAATCACAAGCTAAAATCTTAGTTAAATTAAACGGTTAA
- a CDS encoding ABC transporter ATP-binding protein codes for MTLSIKNLTKIYSGNKKAVDNISLDIESGEFIAFIGTSGSGKTTALRMINRMIEATEGTIEMNGKNVRSMNPVELRRSIGYVIQQIGLMPHMTIRENIVLVPKLLKWSKEKKDAKAKELIKLADLPEEYLDRYPSELSGGQQQRIGVVRALAAEQDIILMDEPFGALDPITRDTLQDLVKDLQKKLGKTFIFVTHDMDEAIKLADRICIMSKGQVVQYDTPDNILRNPANDFVKEFIGQNRLIQDRPNMRTVEDAMIKPVTVNANDTLNDAVNIMRQRRVDTIFVVNNHNHLLGFLDIEDINQGLRHRKELIDTMQRDVYKVHIDSKLQDSVRTILKRNVRNIPVVDNDNTLIGLITRANLVDIVYDSIWGEEDGEMELSDTHMNDVERENEFGNQEKKQLSQQQEDGALSKQKDVTDRMDTDDLDDSHYSGVDR; via the coding sequence ATGACGCTAAGTATTAAAAACTTAACTAAAATTTACTCTGGCAATAAAAAAGCGGTAGATAATATTTCATTAGATATTGAATCTGGTGAATTTATCGCGTTTATTGGGACAAGTGGTAGTGGTAAGACGACAGCTTTAAGAATGATAAATCGAATGATTGAAGCTACTGAGGGAACAATTGAAATGAATGGGAAGAATGTGCGTAGCATGAACCCGGTTGAATTGCGTCGTAGTATTGGATATGTCATTCAACAAATTGGATTAATGCCACATATGACAATCAGAGAGAACATTGTCCTAGTACCTAAACTTTTAAAATGGTCTAAAGAAAAGAAGGATGCGAAGGCTAAAGAATTAATTAAACTTGCAGATTTGCCTGAAGAATATTTAGACCGTTATCCATCTGAATTATCTGGTGGTCAGCAACAACGTATTGGGGTAGTACGTGCGTTAGCCGCTGAACAAGACATTATTTTGATGGATGAACCGTTTGGTGCCTTGGACCCAATTACAAGAGATACATTGCAAGATTTAGTTAAAGATTTACAGAAAAAATTAGGTAAAACGTTTATCTTTGTAACACATGATATGGATGAAGCAATTAAACTCGCAGACCGTATTTGTATTATGTCTAAAGGACAAGTCGTACAGTATGATACACCAGATAATATTCTAAGAAATCCAGCAAATGATTTCGTAAAAGAATTTATCGGTCAGAACAGACTAATTCAAGATAGACCTAATATGCGTACAGTTGAAGATGCGATGATTAAACCGGTAACTGTAAATGCGAATGATACATTGAATGACGCTGTTAACATCATGCGACAACGTCGTGTCGATACCATCTTCGTAGTAAACAATCATAATCATCTTTTAGGCTTCTTAGATATAGAAGATATTAACCAAGGATTACGCCATCGCAAAGAATTAATCGATACGATGCAACGCGATGTTTATAAAGTACATATAGACTCAAAATTACAAGATTCCGTGCGTACGATTTTGAAACGAAATGTTAGAAATATACCAGTCGTTGATAATGACAATACATTAATTGGTTTAATAACACGTGCCAACCTAGTTGATATTGTGTATGACTCAATTTGGGGTGAAGAAGATGGTGAGATGGAATTATCTGATACACATATGAATGATGTTGAACGCGAAAATGAATTTGGTAATCAAGAGAAGAAACAACTAAGTCAACAACAAGAAGATGGTGCTTTGAGCAAACAAAAGGATGTCACGGATAGAATGGATACTGACGACTTAGATGATTCTCATTATTCAGGAGTTGATCGTTAA
- a CDS encoding ABC transporter permease: MRQFFQEYGSQLVSKTIEHFYISIIALLIAIVVAVPIGILLSKTKRTANVVLTIAGVLQTIPTLAVLAIMIPIFGVGKTPAIVALFIYVLLPILNNTVLGVQNIDKNVIQAGTSMGMTKMQLMKDVELPLALPLIISGIRLSSVYVISWATLASYVGAGGLGDLVFNGLNLYQPPMIISAAVLVTCLALLVDFLLSLIEKWAVPKGLKVSR; the protein is encoded by the coding sequence ATGCGCCAATTTTTCCAAGAATATGGGAGCCAACTCGTATCGAAAACAATTGAACATTTCTACATATCTATTATCGCTTTACTTATAGCGATAGTTGTTGCAGTACCCATCGGTATCTTATTGTCTAAGACAAAACGTACTGCCAATGTAGTCTTAACTATTGCGGGTGTGCTTCAAACCATTCCGACATTAGCCGTTTTAGCCATTATGATTCCAATCTTTGGTGTAGGTAAGACACCAGCGATTGTAGCATTATTCATTTATGTATTATTACCGATTTTAAATAATACCGTACTTGGTGTACAAAATATTGATAAAAATGTTATCCAAGCTGGAACAAGTATGGGAATGACAAAAATGCAATTAATGAAAGATGTCGAATTACCACTGGCGTTACCATTAATTATTAGTGGCATTCGTTTATCAAGTGTTTATGTCATTAGTTGGGCAACGCTAGCAAGTTACGTTGGTGCGGGTGGTTTAGGTGACTTAGTATTCAACGGTTTAAACCTTTATCAACCACCAATGATTATTAGTGCAGCAGTTCTTGTAACATGTCTTGCATTACTTGTAGACTTCTTACTTTCATTAATTGAAAAATGGGCTGTCCCTAAAGGACTTAAAGTATCTAGATAA
- a CDS encoding osmoprotectant ABC transporter substrate-binding protein — protein MKKFKLTFILLALSLVVLSGCGLPGLGDSAGKDSVKITATETSETKIMANIEKLMIEHYTHNKIKPSIVGNLGSSIIQHNALQRGDVNMSAVRYTGTELTSVLDAPPTKDPKKAMSESQRLFKKKYDQKYYNSFGFANTYAFMVTKEVAKKYHLEKVSDLKKYKNDLRLGMDTQWMNRAGDGYPAFQKDYGFKFANARPMQIGLVYDALKNKKLDVAVGYSTDGRIAAYGLKVLKDDRKFFPPYDGSPLATEKLIKDNPEIDKALKKLEGQITTKDMQKLNYEADGKGKEPAVIAEDFVKKHNYFEDDNKKGGQK, from the coding sequence ATGAAAAAGTTTAAACTAACTTTCATACTTCTGGCACTATCCCTCGTGGTATTATCTGGATGTGGATTACCAGGATTAGGCGATAGCGCTGGCAAAGATAGTGTGAAAATAACTGCCACTGAGACGAGTGAAACTAAAATCATGGCAAATATTGAAAAATTAATGATTGAACATTATACACATAACAAAATAAAACCTTCTATAGTAGGTAATTTAGGTTCAAGTATTATTCAACACAATGCCTTACAACGTGGTGATGTTAACATGTCAGCAGTTCGATATACGGGAACAGAATTGACAAGTGTACTTGATGCGCCACCTACTAAGGATCCGAAAAAGGCAATGTCCGAGTCGCAAAGACTTTTCAAAAAGAAATATGACCAAAAATATTATAATTCGTTTGGATTTGCGAACACTTATGCATTTATGGTGACTAAAGAAGTTGCTAAAAAATATCATTTAGAAAAAGTTTCGGACTTGAAAAAATATAAAAACGACTTACGTCTAGGTATGGATACGCAATGGATGAATCGTGCGGGTGATGGTTATCCTGCTTTCCAAAAAGACTATGGATTTAAATTTGCCAATGCACGACCAATGCAAATTGGGTTGGTTTACGATGCACTTAAAAATAAGAAATTAGATGTTGCAGTTGGATATTCAACTGATGGACGTATTGCTGCTTATGGTTTAAAAGTCTTGAAGGATGATCGTAAATTCTTCCCACCTTATGATGGTAGTCCATTAGCTACTGAAAAGTTAATAAAGGATAATCCAGAAATTGATAAGGCATTGAAGAAATTAGAAGGTCAAATTACTACGAAAGATATGCAAAAACTAAATTATGAAGCGGATGGTAAAGGTAAAGAACCAGCTGTCATTGCTGAAGATTTTGTGAAAAAGCATAACTATTTCGAAGATGATAATAAGAAAGGTGGTCAAAAATAA
- a CDS encoding ABC transporter permease, translating into MKGNLLSSLYEYYTLNFGYLMELFFKHLLMSIYGVLFACIIGIPIGILISRYTKLSWPIITIANIIQTVPAIAMLAILMLSLGLGPNTVVVAVFLYALLPIIKNTYTGITGVDNNIKDAGKGMGMTSNQVMRMIELPLSLSVIIGGIRIALVVAIGIVAIGSFIGAPTLGDIIIRGTNSTDGTVYILAGAIPIALIAIVIDLGLRFLERKLDPTNKNKKKEKQIQSIN; encoded by the coding sequence ATGAAAGGTAATTTATTGAGTTCACTTTATGAATACTATACCTTGAACTTTGGCTATCTTATGGAACTGTTTTTCAAACATTTATTAATGTCTATTTATGGTGTGTTATTTGCTTGTATTATCGGCATTCCGATAGGGATCTTAATTTCACGTTATACAAAGTTATCTTGGCCAATTATTACGATTGCCAATATTATCCAAACAGTACCTGCAATCGCGATGTTAGCTATTTTAATGTTATCACTAGGTTTAGGACCTAATACTGTTGTAGTTGCAGTATTCTTGTATGCGTTACTTCCTATTATAAAGAACACATATACCGGCATTACTGGTGTAGATAATAATATTAAAGATGCTGGTAAAGGAATGGGTATGACGAGCAATCAAGTCATGCGTATGATTGAACTGCCATTATCATTGTCGGTTATTATTGGTGGTATTCGTATCGCTTTAGTTGTCGCAATTGGTATTGTCGCAATTGGTTCATTTATTGGTGCGCCAACGTTAGGTGATATTATCATTCGTGGTACAAACTCTACGGACGGTACGGTGTACATTTTAGCTGGTGCCATTCCAATCGCTTTAATCGCGATAGTGATTGATTTAGGCTTACGATTCTTAGAACGTAAACTAGATCCGACAAATAAGAATAAAAAGAAAGAAAAACAAATTCAAAGTATTAATTAA
- the lrgB gene encoding antiholin-like protein LrgB, whose protein sequence is MIDHLGITTPYFGILVSLIPFVIAQYFYKKTNGFFLLAPLFVAMVAGIAFLKITGISYANYKIGGDIINFFLEPATISFAIPLYKKREVLKKYWLQIFGGIAIGTLIALILIYLVTIVFQLGDKIGASMLPQAATTAIALPVSQGIGGMKELTSLAVILNAVVISALGTKIVKWFKISNPIARGLALGTSGHTLGVAAAKELGETEESMGSIAVVIVGVIIVAIVPPLASVLF, encoded by the coding sequence ATGATTGATCATTTAGGCATTACAACACCTTATTTTGGAATACTGGTTTCACTCATTCCTTTCGTTATTGCACAATATTTTTATAAAAAAACAAATGGCTTTTTCTTACTTGCCCCACTTTTCGTAGCAATGGTTGCAGGTATCGCATTCTTAAAAATCACAGGAATTAGTTATGCAAACTATAAAATAGGCGGAGATATTATTAATTTCTTCTTAGAACCCGCAACAATCAGTTTCGCTATTCCTTTATATAAAAAACGTGAAGTCTTAAAAAAATACTGGCTACAAATCTTTGGCGGTATCGCAATTGGTACACTTATCGCGTTAATCTTAATTTACTTAGTAACGATTGTCTTCCAATTAGGAGATAAAATTGGTGCATCTATGTTACCTCAAGCTGCAACAACTGCTATCGCACTTCCAGTGTCTCAAGGTATTGGCGGTATGAAAGAGTTAACATCATTAGCCGTTATTCTTAATGCCGTTGTTATTTCAGCTTTGGGTACTAAAATTGTTAAATGGTTTAAAATTTCAAATCCTATTGCACGTGGTTTAGCTTTAGGTACAAGTGGTCACACACTTGGTGTTGCAGCAGCTAAAGAACTTGGTGAAACAGAAGAATCTATGGGTAGTATCGCGGTTGTTATCGTAGGTGTTATCATCGTTGCAATCGTTCCACCACTTGCTTCAGTTTTATTCTAA
- the lrgA gene encoding antiholin-like murein hydrolase modulator LrgA, whose protein sequence is MANDNTHNGNAQGTAKLAKTYNFFQQALTIAVVLFISKIIESFIPFPMPASVIGLVLLFILLCTGVVKLGQVEGVGTALTNNISFLFVPAGVSVINSLPILSQHPILIILLIIISTLLLLISVGFVSQLFVTKTLFPSKEQNEKTRLKEGN, encoded by the coding sequence ATGGCAAATGACAATACACATAATGGTAATGCTCAAGGAACTGCTAAGTTGGCTAAAACTTACAATTTCTTTCAACAAGCATTAACAATTGCTGTAGTATTATTTATTTCAAAAATTATTGAAAGTTTCATTCCATTCCCAATGCCTGCATCAGTCATCGGTCTCGTATTGCTATTCATTCTATTATGTACAGGCGTTGTGAAATTAGGTCAAGTGGAAGGCGTAGGTACTGCATTGACTAATAACATTAGTTTCTTATTCGTACCAGCCGGTGTTTCAGTTATCAACTCGTTACCTATTCTAAGTCAACATCCTATTTTAATTATTCTATTAATTATCATTTCTACATTATTACTATTAATTAGTGTAGGTTTTGTATCTCAATTATTTGTAACAAAAACATTGTTCCCATCTAAAGAACAAAATGAAAAAACTAGACTTAAGGAGGGTAACTAA